The DNA region CGCAAATCGCAGCCCGCGCTGCGCTGGGGCGACATCGCGTTCATCGACACCGCCGAGCCGGTGCTGGCATTTACACGCCACCTGGACGGGCAGACCGTGCTGGTGGTGTTCAACCTGGCCGGTGCGCCCATCGCCATCCACTTGCCCGCGGCACTCGGTCAGCCGCGCCCGCTGGACGGCCATGGCCTGCTGCAGGGACATGTCGACGGCGGCCAGTTGCGATTGCCCGGCTACGGCGCCTGGTTCGCCAGCGTGGAATGATGGCGCGGCGCTGGTTCATGCGGGGCTTCCTGTACGGCGTGCTGCTGGCCGGCAGCGTGCCGTCGGCGCTAGCGTCGAACGAAACCGGCGTGGTGCAACTGCAACTCGATGCACCGGCGTTCGCGCCGGAGAAGATCGCGGTCACGGTGTATCTGCCACCGGATTACGACCACGCCGCGGCACGCCGCTATCCGGTGCTGTATGCGAACGACGGCCAGGACATGGAGGCTGTCGGCCTGCAGCCGACCCTGGCGCAGCTGTATCGGGACAGGGCGATCGAGCCGGTGATCGTGGTGGCGATCAGGATGCTCGCCGATCGCGCGAGCGGCTACGGCCTGTCCGACCGTGCCGCGGCATGCAGCCTGGTCGGCGGTTCGCGGATCGGTCCGATCGGCACGCGCGCGCAGGATTATTCCGCCTGGGTCGCCACGGCACTGGTGCCGTATGTGGACGCGCATTACCGCACGCGCCAGTCCGCGCGCGGGCGCACGATGCTGGGCTGGTCGCTGGGCGCGTTGAACGCGTTCAATCTCGGCTGGCAGTATCCGGAGGTGTTCGGTCGCATCGGCGCATTCTCGCCCTCGTTCTGGCTGGCCGCGGATCGCAGCAGCGCCACGGCGGTGCAGCACACGCGGCTGGCGCAGGCGATGGTCGATCGCGGCCGCAAGCGCGCAGGCTTGCGCATGTGGTTCGCGGTGGGTACGGCGGAGGAAACCAAGGATCGCGACGGCGACGGCATCAACGATACCGTCGACGATACACAGGACCTGCTGCAAGGCTATCGCGGCGCCGACGGCTTTCGCCTGCGCGGGCTGGAGCAACTAGGCTACACGGTCAACATGGATGTCGCGAGGCATCCGTCGCGCCACGCCGACGCCACACTGTTCCTGCTGCCCGGCGGCGCGCACAACCAGGCGTCGTGGAAGCGGATGCTGCCGGTGTTCCTGCGCTGGGCCTACGGCCGGTATTGACCGCTGTTGCTCCTCCCCCTGCCCGCAGGGGGAGGTTGGGAGGGGGTTGCTGAGGGTGGCAAAAAAGGTCAAGAGCTGACCCCACCCCAACCCTCCCCTGCGAGCAGGGGAGGGCGTACATCGGGAACCCCGGGCTACTTCCGCTCGGCGGCGCTGGCGTCGCGGGTGCCGCGGAATTCGGAGTCCTTGCCCCAGTTCGGCCACTGGTCGGAGTTCGCCAGGTCGTGACCGACGATGTAGAGCAACTGCAGGTCGCGCGCCATGCCGGTGAACGGCCAGTTGGCCTGCCATTCGTCGGCGGGTTGGTGATAGCGCTTGGCGGTGTAGTCGTCTTCCGCCGCCTTGCCGGCCGCGAGGCCGCCGTCGATCCAGTCGTTGCCTGAGCCGAACGAGATGGCGGGCACGCCGCGCTTGGCGAACGAGAAATGGTCGGAGCGGAAGAAATGGCCGGCTTCCGGTTTCGGGTCCGAGGTGTAGACCACGTCGTGCTGCTTCGCCACGGCGACCAGGTCGTCCAGCAGGCCGAGTTTCGCGCTGCCGGAGATGGTGAAGTTGCGCGCGGGGCCGTGCGGGTCGAGCGCATCCATGTTGATCACGCCCACGGTGGTGGCCAGCGGGTACAGCGGGTTGGCGGCGTAGTACTCGGAACCGAGCAGGCCCTTCTCCTCGGCGGTGACGTTGAGGAACACCACCGAGCGCTCGGGCTTCGGCCCCTGCGCGAACGCGCGGCCCATCTCGATCAGCGCCGCGGTGCCGGTGGCGTTGTCGACGGCGCCGTTGTAGATGCGGTCGCCTTTCGCGTCCGGCGCGCCGACGCCGAGGTGGTCCCAGTGGCCGCTGTAGATCACCGTCTCGTCCGGACGCTTGCTGCCCTCGACGCGGCCCACGATGTTGTGCGAGGTGATCACATCGGAATCGACCTTGAAGTTCGCCGACAGGCTCTCGCCCTTCAGCACCACCGGCTTGAAGTCGCGCGTCTGCGCCTGCTTCTTCAGCGCATCGAAATCCAGCCCGGCGTGCTTGAACATCTGCACGGCCAGGTCGCGCTGGATCCAGCCTTCCAGTTCCGGGTGCACCGCGGCCGGCTTGTCGCGCACGATGTCGAACATCGCGTTGGTATTGGAGTTCTTCACCGTGGCCCAGCCGTACGAAGCCGGCGCGGTCTCGTGGATCACCAGCATGCCGAGCGCACCCTGCCGCGCGGCTTCTTCGTACTTGTAGGTCCAGCGGCCGTAGTAGGTCATGGCCTTGCCGCCGAAGTCGCCGTGGCCGGTCTCGAAGTCGGGGTCGTTGACCAGCACCACGGCGATCTTGCCGTGCAGGTCGACGCCCTTGAAGTCGTCCCAGTTGCGCTCCGGCGCCTTGACGCCGTAACCCACGAACACCAGCGGCGCGTTGGCGACCGCCACGGTGGTCGAGCCGTCCATCGGCGCGCGCACGGCGATCTGCTCGCCCTGGGTCAGCGTTTCATGTTTGTCGCCCAGGCTCAGTTTCAGCGCGGGCGTGCCCACGATCTGGCTGCGCCGCAGTGGCACCGCCTGGGTCCAGCTGCGCTTGCCGTCCTTGAGGTCGCCGCCGGGTTGCAGCCCGGCGGCCTTCATCTGCGCGACCACGTAGTCGATGGTCTTCGTCTCGGCCGGCGTGGCCGGGCCGCGGCCCTCGAAGGCATCCGAGGACAATGTCTTCACTTCGGCGGACAGTCGCTGGGTGCTGAAGGTCGGCGTGTCGGCGGCCTGCACGGCCGAGCATGCGGCCATGATCAGGGCAGAAAGGAGCAGTCGCTTCACGGGCGGTCACCTGTCGAGGGAAGGAACCGCCGATGGTAGTGAGCATCCGCCTGCCGGTCCATCCGGCGCCCGGCAACGTATCGCTGGCAGGGTGTTGAAGAACACCCTGCCAGCGCGGGACTCGGCGCGTTGAAAAAAGGCAGGACAGCCCTCTTCAACGACTGGCCTAGTAAGTGCCGATCACCTTGCCGCTGGTGGCGTCGATCTTCAGTTTGACGCGGTTGCCGGCAGGGTTGTCCGCCTTGGCCTTCCACATGCCGTCCTCGAATTCCACGTCGTGCACGTTGGTGTAGCCCTGGGTTTCCAGCGACGCACGCACGTCCTGCTTGCTCAGCTGCGACACCTGCTCGTCCGGGTACACCTGGCCGGTCCGCGCGTCGATGCGCAGGTCCACCCGGTCGCCGTTCGCGCTCTTCGCCTCGGCGTACCACATGCCGTTCTTGAACTTCAGGTCGTGCACCTTGGTATAGCCTTGTGCGGTGAGCTGGCTCTGCACCTGCGGTTCGGTCATGGCCTGCTGTGCCGCCGCGGCAGCGGAGACTCCCAGCGCCAGCGTCCCCAGCGCCAGAGTGAAAGTCAGTGAAGTGAGCTTGTTCGTCATGGGGAGCACCTCGTTGCCTGCGGGAAACCCGAGTCTCGAGCAGCCCCGCTCAACCCGCAGTGAACACGGCCAGCCGCGGCCGGCTGCCGTTCAGGCACGTGACTTCTGCGTCAACGATTTATGACACCGCCGGGTGCCGGGTCGTCCCCCAGTTGGTTATAGTTCGAACTGGTTCGAAGGCATGGGGGTTCGATGAGCGATCGTGGTCAGGCACCGTTCCGCTCCGGCGAACGATCTTCAGGACCGCAGGGCACCCGGTTTTTTTCCACCGAGGCATTGCGGCAGTACGCCAGCGATGCCGGGGAGAGGGTGGATGACCGGGCCAGCGTGCACGAGCCGGTGCTGGAAGGCAGCAGCCCCGGTATCGAGGGACGCCGCTTCACCCTTCGCCCGGGCCGGCAGGCCATCGGCCGCCGGGTCGACAACGAGATCGTCGTCGACGACCTCAGCGTATCCGGCAGCCATG from Rhodanobacter soli includes:
- a CDS encoding alpha/beta hydrolase encodes the protein MRGFLYGVLLAGSVPSALASNETGVVQLQLDAPAFAPEKIAVTVYLPPDYDHAAARRYPVLYANDGQDMEAVGLQPTLAQLYRDRAIEPVIVVAIRMLADRASGYGLSDRAAACSLVGGSRIGPIGTRAQDYSAWVATALVPYVDAHYRTRQSARGRTMLGWSLGALNAFNLGWQYPEVFGRIGAFSPSFWLAADRSSATAVQHTRLAQAMVDRGRKRAGLRMWFAVGTAEETKDRDGDGINDTVDDTQDLLQGYRGADGFRLRGLEQLGYTVNMDVARHPSRHADATLFLLPGGAHNQASWKRMLPVFLRWAYGRY
- a CDS encoding M28 family metallopeptidase, translating into MKRLLLSALIMAACSAVQAADTPTFSTQRLSAEVKTLSSDAFEGRGPATPAETKTIDYVVAQMKAAGLQPGGDLKDGKRSWTQAVPLRRSQIVGTPALKLSLGDKHETLTQGEQIAVRAPMDGSTTVAVANAPLVFVGYGVKAPERNWDDFKGVDLHGKIAVVLVNDPDFETGHGDFGGKAMTYYGRWTYKYEEAARQGALGMLVIHETAPASYGWATVKNSNTNAMFDIVRDKPAAVHPELEGWIQRDLAVQMFKHAGLDFDALKKQAQTRDFKPVVLKGESLSANFKVDSDVITSHNIVGRVEGSKRPDETVIYSGHWDHLGVGAPDAKGDRIYNGAVDNATGTAALIEMGRAFAQGPKPERSVVFLNVTAEEKGLLGSEYYAANPLYPLATTVGVINMDALDPHGPARNFTISGSAKLGLLDDLVAVAKQHDVVYTSDPKPEAGHFFRSDHFSFAKRGVPAISFGSGNDWIDGGLAAGKAAEDDYTAKRYHQPADEWQANWPFTGMARDLQLLYIVGHDLANSDQWPNWGKDSEFRGTRDASAAERK
- a CDS encoding PepSY domain-containing protein; the protein is MTNKLTSLTFTLALGTLALGVSAAAAAQQAMTEPQVQSQLTAQGYTKVHDLKFKNGMWYAEAKSANGDRVDLRIDARTGQVYPDEQVSQLSKQDVRASLETQGYTNVHDVEFEDGMWKAKADNPAGNRVKLKIDATSGKVIGTY
- a CDS encoding FHA domain-containing protein; the protein is MSDRGQAPFRSGERSSGPQGTRFFSTEALRQYASDAGERVDDRASVHEPVLEGSSPGIEGRRFTLRPGRQAIGRRVDNEIVVDDLSVSGSHAWITNQQGRCIIVNTLSTNGTFVNDRRIHEVTLRHGDHIRLGQAEFVFLTRERDLPRPASRRWIGALLLLAALAVLGALAWWFLGSP